From Salvia splendens isolate huo1 chromosome 3, SspV2, whole genome shotgun sequence, a single genomic window includes:
- the LOC121793752 gene encoding basic leucine zipper 43-like has translation MHSHLPISTNKNHYNTPKQQTKPTKSTMIQSEFQEMNYFTSAVETLPSFPPCSFGLYQSSNLFLTNLQPSIHARMHELSPNSTSNSTSDEGDDQQQHQVIDERKQRRMISNRESARRSRMRKQRHLDELWSQVLHLRTENHSLIKKLNHVSESHERAVQENAKLKEEASDLRQLLTDIQITNSYSIFKDLDDIPCNTAYLRAESSDQSVTTTSTNLLH, from the coding sequence ATGCATTCCCATCTCCCAATCTCAACAAACAAAAATCATTACAACACACCAAAACAGCAAACTAAACCAACCAAATCAACCATGATCCAATCAGAATTCCAAGAAATGAACTACTTCACCTCAGCAGTAGAAACCCTCCCTTCCTTCCCACCCTGCAGCTTTGGCCTCTACCAAAGCAGCAACCTCTTCTTAACAAACCTGCAGCCGAGCATCCATGCCCGGATGCACGAGCTGAGCCCGAACTCAACGAGCAATTCGACCTCTGATGAGGGCGACGATCAGCAGCAGCATCAGGTGATCGATGAGAGGAAGCAGAGGAGGATGATATCCAACAGGGAGTCAGCGAGGAGGTCGAGGATGCGGAAGCAGAGGCACCTCGACGAGCTGTGGTCTCAGGTCCTCCACCTCCGGACGGAGAACCACAGCCTCATCAAGAAGCTGAACCACGTGTCCGAGAGCCACGAGAGAGCCGTGCAGGAGAATGCTAAGCTCAAGGAAGAAGCCTCTGATCTCAGGCAACTCCTCACAGATATCCAAATCACCAACTCCTACTCCATTTTCAAAGACCTTGATGACATTCCTTGCAACACGGCTTATCTCAGGGCCGAATCTTCCGACCAGTCTGTTACTACTACTTCCACCAACCTGCTTCACTAG